A window of the Butyricimonas faecalis genome harbors these coding sequences:
- a CDS encoding TlpA family protein disulfide reductase, with protein sequence MRKIIILCLALTVGVISFVNAQDNKEEKKWDEIDLDSSEVEQLDSTEIINVVNNVLTLKNPSFDWFRRATWILYNVKSEKVRECYVMWAIQKELAQHGYGFGTVNDVLEDIRLCSKSMKLSNQAKVLVDRYCRIRGGRKVEAPAFELKSLQGEDVRLVDLKGKFVFMFVWDGENAMEELSIMKAIGAKYKDSTNVCCLTVAVLPINKTEAWENFVQREKIGNHLKCLHTEKNSSFIQDYCITELPRCVLIDQDGKIVNAWGISPKEDGFMFYLDRVINRLEAEPVSINDYR encoded by the coding sequence ATGCGAAAAATAATCATATTGTGTTTGGCTTTAACGGTGGGGGTTATTTCATTTGTCAACGCTCAGGACAATAAAGAAGAGAAAAAGTGGGATGAAATAGATTTGGATTCGTCAGAGGTGGAACAATTGGATTCTACTGAGATTATAAATGTAGTCAATAATGTTCTAACACTTAAAAATCCTTCGTTCGATTGGTTCAGACGAGCCACATGGATATTATATAACGTGAAAAGTGAGAAAGTCCGGGAATGTTATGTAATGTGGGCTATTCAGAAAGAATTGGCGCAACATGGATATGGATTTGGAACGGTGAATGATGTGTTGGAAGATATTCGGTTGTGTTCGAAATCCATGAAATTGAGCAATCAGGCGAAGGTCCTTGTTGATCGGTATTGTCGGATTCGCGGAGGACGAAAAGTAGAGGCTCCTGCTTTTGAATTGAAATCTTTGCAAGGAGAAGATGTCCGGTTGGTTGATTTGAAAGGGAAATTTGTATTTATGTTTGTATGGGACGGAGAGAATGCGATGGAAGAGTTGTCGATAATGAAGGCAATTGGTGCAAAATATAAAGATAGTACAAATGTTTGTTGTTTGACCGTAGCGGTATTACCGATAAACAAGACAGAGGCTTGGGAGAATTTTGTACAACGAGAAAAAATAGGTAATCATCTCAAATGCTTGCATACAGAAAAAAACTCTTCTTTTATTCAAGATTATTGTATTACGGAGTTGCCGCGGTGTGTTTTAATAGATCAGGATGGAAAGATCGTGAACGCTTGGGGTATTTCTCCCAAAGAAGATGGTTTTATGTTTTATCTTGATCGTGTGATAAACAGGTTGGAAGCTGAACCTGTAAGTATAAATGACTATAGATAA
- a CDS encoding TlpA family protein disulfide reductase, producing MKNWLVTVCCMMLFVMPSGVMGQSEKSLKEEVKDLWREFEISDKDTVKAILAQGDKIKKYIASKDKNDVKATLENNGELVRQLFVYYSVPYKKDKKIIPVKHQKEIKKWMNSIDIYADEFVEDKAFALKVDQYFSVRALGEGAIADELWGEKGKYKYDYEKYKELLESGCTKAILNYFPSLRTVFMYQGYTPALKQIYPLVEQKMPKGKKKEELMARFQRAERVEPGKPAPAFTMKDAHDKEHSLKDYRGKILVIDVWATWCSGCVAKLPYYVKIAEKYKGRKDIEFITVSQDRNWDAWQKGLVRLKATELTNLFECGTFAEDYNIPGIPLYMIIDEKGNFIVSKIPFENLEEMIEKVLNERKR from the coding sequence ATGAAAAATTGGTTAGTAACAGTATGTTGTATGATGTTGTTTGTTATGCCTTCTGGTGTAATGGGACAATCGGAAAAATCTTTAAAAGAAGAAGTTAAAGATTTATGGAGAGAATTTGAGATCAGTGACAAAGATACGGTCAAAGCTATCTTGGCGCAGGGAGATAAAATAAAAAAATATATTGCTTCCAAAGACAAAAATGATGTAAAAGCTACCCTTGAAAATAATGGAGAACTTGTTCGACAACTTTTTGTTTATTATAGTGTTCCTTACAAGAAAGATAAAAAAATAATTCCTGTAAAGCATCAAAAGGAGATTAAAAAGTGGATGAACTCAATTGATATTTATGCGGATGAATTTGTGGAAGATAAAGCTTTTGCTTTAAAAGTCGACCAATATTTTTCCGTGCGAGCTCTGGGCGAAGGAGCTATTGCGGATGAACTTTGGGGAGAAAAGGGGAAATATAAATATGATTATGAGAAATATAAAGAATTATTGGAATCAGGGTGTACGAAAGCAATTTTAAACTATTTTCCTTCTTTGCGAACCGTATTTATGTACCAAGGCTATACTCCCGCGTTGAAACAAATATATCCTTTGGTAGAGCAAAAAATGCCAAAAGGGAAAAAAAAGGAGGAGTTGATGGCAAGATTTCAGAGGGCTGAACGAGTAGAACCGGGAAAACCGGCACCGGCATTTACCATGAAAGATGCACACGATAAAGAGCATTCGTTGAAAGACTATAGAGGAAAGATTTTGGTTATAGATGTATGGGCAACTTGGTGCAGCGGGTGTGTGGCTAAATTGCCTTATTATGTCAAAATAGCTGAAAAATATAAAGGACGAAAAGATATCGAGTTTATCACTGTGTCTCAGGATCGTAATTGGGATGCATGGCAAAAAGGACTTGTAAGATTGAAAGCAACGGAATTAACTAATTTGTTTGAATGTGGAACGTTTGCCGAAGATTACAATATACCGGGAATTCCATTGTATATGATCATCGATGAGAAAGGCAATTTTATTGTTTCAAAAATTCCATTTGAAAATTTGGAAGAAATGATAGAGAAAGTATTAAACGAGAGAAAGCGATGA
- a CDS encoding DNA-3-methyladenine glycosylase family protein — MTEQNFPLYEEAVSVLKRRDKKLAWLIERVGPLSHTDLKDDFRFFIEQVIGQMLSIQAADVMTGRLSDLCRGEMTAGAICSLSVYELKKTGISLRKAECIREIAFMVETGSLDFGKLKELSDAEIIKSLTAIKGIGNWTAKMYLYKINRPDVLPYEDATFLAAYKWLYRTRNVKPEAVKRRCRKWSPYSSVAAMYLYAAFDRKLIATESPKLKDL; from the coding sequence ATGACGGAACAAAACTTTCCACTATATGAAGAAGCTGTTTCTGTTCTTAAAAGAAGGGATAAGAAGCTGGCTTGGCTGATAGAGCGGGTCGGTCCGCTTTCTCATACTGACCTCAAAGATGATTTTCGCTTCTTCATAGAGCAGGTTATAGGACAGATGCTTTCTATCCAAGCCGCCGATGTGATGACAGGACGATTGTCAGACCTTTGTCGGGGAGAAATGACGGCCGGGGCAATATGTTCGTTGTCTGTCTATGAATTAAAAAAGACAGGTATTTCCTTGAGAAAAGCCGAGTGCATCCGGGAAATAGCGTTCATGGTAGAAACCGGCAGTCTCGACTTCGGAAAACTCAAAGAACTTTCCGATGCGGAGATTATAAAGTCCCTGACGGCTATCAAGGGCATAGGAAATTGGACTGCCAAAATGTATCTTTATAAAATCAATCGCCCCGACGTGCTTCCATACGAGGATGCCACCTTTTTAGCCGCTTACAAGTGGCTTTACCGTACCCGGAATGTGAAACCGGAAGCGGTCAAACGGCGTTGCCGGAAATGGTCGCCATACTCTTCCGTTGCCGCTATGTATCTATATGCTGCATTCGATAGAAAGTTAATTGCAACAGAATCGCCTAAATTGAAAGATTTATAA
- a CDS encoding DNA alkylation repair protein, whose protein sequence is MEQLSAQVHKLIDELDEVADNRTAFRSESNRIGCVGADFFIGIKVAEIRKVAERYVNICLDEIEQLLLSEVHEHRMCALIILKKQFKQGDERERTEIFEFYINHTNCINDWDLIDSSSPYIVGEYLHDKPCDVLYRLAKSDSPWDNRIAMMATYTFIHNGNVEDTYRLALSLMGSPHVLVQKAVGWMLHEAGKYDLIRLSLFIDKYRQEMPRVMLRIAANRFPKEKRREWMQL, encoded by the coding sequence ATGGAACAGTTATCTGCGCAGGTACATAAGCTGATAGACGAACTGGATGAAGTGGCTGACAACCGAACCGCTTTCCGTTCCGAATCAAACAGAATAGGATGCGTGGGGGCTGATTTCTTTATAGGCATTAAAGTTGCGGAAATAAGAAAAGTAGCCGAACGGTACGTCAATATTTGTTTGGATGAAATAGAACAGTTGCTTTTGTCAGAAGTCCATGAACACCGAATGTGTGCGCTTATCATACTCAAAAAACAGTTCAAACAAGGAGACGAACGCGAACGGACTGAAATTTTCGAGTTCTACATCAATCATACGAATTGTATAAACGATTGGGATTTAATAGACAGTTCATCTCCCTATATCGTCGGTGAATATCTACATGACAAACCGTGCGATGTATTGTACCGGTTAGCCAAAAGCGATTCGCCTTGGGACAACCGTATCGCTATGATGGCTACATACACGTTTATACATAATGGTAATGTTGAAGATACATATCGTCTTGCTCTCTCCTTGATGGGGAGTCCCCACGTTCTGGTACAAAAAGCTGTAGGATGGATGTTGCATGAAGCGGGTAAATACGACCTCATTCGGCTCAGTCTCTTTATTGACAAATACCGGCAAGAAATGCCCCGTGTCATGCTTCGTATTGCCGCCAACCGTTTTCCGAAAGAGAAACGTAGAGAATGGATGCAGCTTTGA
- a CDS encoding zinc-dependent metalloprotease: MKRLYVTLLVVVMLIPCLLVNGSERKKNKKKENVVQTDVEKKKNVSKYDKLLKQPGVETAKGDFMTIHKIGDKIYFEYPVKYFDREILVGSTVASSGFARMINVGYKYQGPQHLMVELKDSTVFFNVPNTKAYLNSEDPGLKEAMEKNFIPNLYKKFPVLAYNADSSRVVFEATKMLSELGPVGMSIRGFMMEPKKENISYGKIKAFDDNASIEMKQQVDVSMRFMGNLPMGDLSVSSVVSLLLLPEEKMKPRIQDSRIGIFSTNGFSGAMVSMPKIEVSDKTDGFREFLFANRWKLEPVNEEAWKRGELTEVKKPIVWYVDNTFPSTWKEPIKKGVLRWNKAFEQIGLKNVMQVRDFPTDDPSFDPDNLKYSCIRYCPDDEKNAMGPSWVDPTTGEIINASVIVYNDMVKLINHWRFIQTSQIDPRVRVEKMPQDVRDESIEYVVAHEIGHTLGLMHNMGASAAIPVDSLRSATFTQKYGTTPSIMDYARFNYVAQPEDKGVKLTPPELGVYDYYAIKWLYTPIFGAKDMWEEAAIAEKWIDEKAGDPFYRYGAQQVSAIWDPSSLAEDLGDNPVKAGKYGVKNLKYILKNLDEWSGETGDVERRKELYGELASQYVRYLSNAIYQIGGFKVSRVKENTPGKPVEVVSKKDQKEALTWVMNELRNCEWLDDSELLNKFGVRINMSSKLAGLHQQLLGKTLEKVVLASHMAKNQNPYTLQEYMNDLYAELFASTIKGKRLTDTEKGLQRGIVTSLTQALNSRGGGNFVVGMGIANHTEDSCCSASEEDEVNTFGPTSRSVLYGYSVAEINDIAVYQLALLEKISSLLKTKVNSSVDKAHYAYLYREVSKALKID, from the coding sequence ATGAAAAGATTGTATGTAACACTACTTGTAGTGGTAATGCTCATCCCTTGTCTGTTGGTAAACGGGAGCGAGCGGAAAAAGAACAAGAAAAAGGAAAATGTCGTACAGACAGATGTCGAGAAAAAGAAAAATGTAAGTAAGTATGACAAATTATTAAAACAGCCTGGTGTTGAAACAGCAAAAGGTGATTTTATGACAATTCATAAGATCGGAGATAAAATTTATTTTGAATATCCGGTAAAGTATTTTGATCGTGAAATTCTTGTGGGAAGTACGGTTGCTTCGTCTGGTTTTGCAAGAATGATTAATGTGGGGTATAAGTATCAGGGACCTCAGCATTTAATGGTAGAGTTGAAAGATTCAACGGTATTTTTTAATGTTCCAAATACAAAAGCCTATTTGAATAGTGAGGATCCAGGACTTAAAGAAGCCATGGAGAAGAATTTCATCCCTAATCTTTATAAGAAATTCCCGGTGTTAGCTTATAATGCGGATAGTTCCCGAGTTGTATTTGAGGCAACCAAGATGTTATCGGAATTGGGACCCGTTGGAATGTCTATAAGAGGATTTATGATGGAACCCAAAAAAGAGAATATTTCTTATGGGAAAATAAAAGCATTTGATGATAATGCTTCTATTGAGATGAAGCAACAAGTGGATGTTTCTATGCGATTTATGGGAAATCTTCCGATGGGAGATTTATCTGTTTCTTCTGTAGTGTCTTTATTGTTGTTGCCGGAAGAGAAGATGAAACCGCGTATCCAAGATTCGCGTATTGGCATTTTTTCAACAAATGGATTTAGCGGGGCTATGGTTTCCATGCCTAAAATAGAGGTGAGCGATAAAACAGACGGTTTTCGGGAATTTTTGTTTGCCAATCGTTGGAAACTAGAACCGGTAAACGAAGAGGCTTGGAAACGTGGTGAATTAACAGAGGTAAAGAAACCGATTGTTTGGTATGTGGATAATACATTCCCGTCAACTTGGAAAGAACCGATAAAAAAAGGCGTTTTACGTTGGAACAAAGCTTTTGAGCAAATTGGTTTAAAAAATGTGATGCAAGTTCGAGATTTCCCAACGGATGATCCCTCGTTCGACCCGGACAACTTGAAATATTCTTGTATTCGTTATTGTCCGGATGATGAGAAAAACGCCATGGGGCCGAGTTGGGTTGATCCGACAACCGGAGAAATTATAAATGCATCCGTGATCGTGTATAACGATATGGTGAAATTAATTAATCACTGGCGCTTTATACAAACATCTCAAATTGATCCTCGCGTACGAGTAGAAAAGATGCCTCAAGACGTGAGAGACGAATCCATCGAGTATGTGGTGGCTCATGAGATTGGTCACACGTTGGGATTGATGCATAATATGGGGGCTTCTGCTGCTATTCCGGTAGATTCTTTACGTTCTGCTACATTTACGCAAAAATACGGGACAACTCCTTCCATAATGGATTATGCGCGCTTTAATTATGTGGCTCAACCGGAAGACAAAGGGGTGAAATTGACTCCTCCGGAGTTAGGAGTATATGATTATTACGCTATTAAATGGCTTTATACTCCTATTTTTGGAGCGAAAGATATGTGGGAAGAAGCAGCAATTGCAGAGAAATGGATAGACGAAAAGGCCGGTGATCCTTTTTATCGTTACGGGGCACAACAGGTATCTGCCATTTGGGATCCCAGTTCTTTGGCGGAAGATTTGGGTGATAATCCGGTAAAAGCAGGTAAATATGGTGTGAAAAACTTGAAATATATACTGAAAAACTTGGATGAATGGAGTGGAGAAACCGGTGATGTTGAACGCCGTAAAGAGCTTTATGGAGAATTGGCAAGTCAATATGTTCGTTATTTATCAAATGCCATTTATCAGATTGGAGGTTTTAAAGTATCTCGCGTAAAAGAAAATACACCGGGAAAACCTGTTGAGGTTGTATCCAAAAAAGATCAGAAGGAAGCTTTAACTTGGGTGATGAATGAATTACGAAATTGTGAGTGGCTTGATGATTCGGAATTATTGAACAAATTTGGGGTGAGAATAAACATGTCTTCTAAATTGGCAGGATTACACCAGCAATTGTTAGGAAAAACACTTGAAAAAGTAGTTTTGGCTTCACACATGGCTAAAAATCAGAATCCGTATACATTACAAGAATACATGAATGATTTGTATGCAGAATTATTTGCCTCTACGATTAAGGGAAAACGTTTGACTGATACAGAAAAAGGTTTACAACGAGGAATCGTTACGAGTTTAACGCAGGCTCTAAATAGTCGGGGTGGAGGTAATTTTGTAGTTGGAATGGGAATTGCAAATCACACAGAAGATTCTTGTTGTTCTGCTTCGGAAGAGGACGAGGTAAATACCTTTGGTCCGACATCTCGTTCCGTGCTGTATGGATATAGTGTTGCAGAGATTAATGACATCGCAGTTTATCAATTAGCATTATTGGAAAAAATAAGTAGTTTGTTGAAGACGAAAGTGAATTCATCTGTTGATAAAGCTCATTATGCTTATTTATATCGAGAGGTGAGTAAAGCGTTGAAAATAGATTGA
- a CDS encoding amidohydrolase family protein yields MFYNVNVVDVENGKIVPGMTVSVKDGIILKIKKADTRIKEGEQDLTGLYMMPGLIDSHAHLGDCGRMGWLNNTVKSYIKEGVTTIRDAGGDMRPLKIYKAQLDSGTMVGPDVYFSSFWAGPKYFYMRPRFETKGYPTENAPWSQSVSDTASVEELEKMVIEAKEYGCTGLKLYDYLSAEMLQKIIPLCHKHGLKAWGHAENRLADALEVVKAGVETVSHIYLIVGLRNCYSSEYRKKCFTPEEITRRDSIYKEMIARGTILDATITVSKEMNFLYRVVNEAYRAGVKIDAGTDVIDGKTIFQQELNLLVDSCGMSIPDVLRAATVVGAEVVGKEGKLGVIREGAEADLLVLKSNPLESLNALQDRKALYINGIEVK; encoded by the coding sequence GTGTTTTATAATGTTAACGTGGTAGATGTTGAAAACGGGAAAATTGTACCGGGAATGACTGTTTCGGTGAAAGACGGAATCATTTTAAAAATAAAGAAAGCAGATACTCGGATCAAAGAGGGAGAACAAGATTTAACGGGTTTGTATATGATGCCCGGTTTAATTGATTCTCATGCTCATCTAGGGGATTGTGGACGAATGGGATGGCTTAATAATACCGTGAAATCTTACATAAAAGAGGGTGTTACGACGATTCGAGATGCTGGAGGTGATATGCGCCCGCTGAAAATTTATAAAGCTCAGTTGGATAGTGGTACAATGGTGGGACCGGACGTTTATTTTTCTTCTTTTTGGGCCGGACCGAAATATTTTTATATGAGGCCTCGTTTTGAAACGAAGGGTTATCCGACTGAAAATGCACCCTGGAGCCAAAGTGTTTCTGATACGGCTAGCGTGGAGGAACTGGAAAAAATGGTTATAGAGGCTAAAGAATATGGTTGCACGGGATTGAAGTTGTATGATTATCTTTCTGCAGAGATGCTACAGAAAATAATTCCATTGTGTCATAAGCATGGACTTAAAGCGTGGGGACATGCGGAAAACAGGTTAGCAGATGCATTGGAGGTCGTGAAAGCGGGCGTAGAAACCGTGTCTCATATTTATTTGATTGTCGGTTTGAGAAACTGTTATTCTTCCGAATACCGGAAAAAATGTTTTACTCCAGAGGAGATAACCCGTCGGGATTCTATTTACAAAGAGATGATTGCCCGAGGTACAATTCTGGATGCCACAATCACAGTTTCAAAAGAGATGAATTTCCTTTATCGTGTGGTAAATGAAGCTTATCGTGCCGGGGTGAAAATAGATGCAGGAACTGATGTGATTGATGGAAAAACTATTTTTCAGCAAGAGTTGAATTTATTGGTAGATTCTTGTGGGATGAGTATTCCTGATGTACTGCGGGCTGCAACTGTTGTCGGGGCTGAAGTCGTCGGAAAAGAAGGGAAATTGGGAGTGATTCGAGAAGGAGCAGAAGCGGATTTGTTAGTATTGAAATCTAACCCATTGGAGTCATTGAATGCTCTTCAAGACCGGAAAGCGTTGTATATAAATGGAATAGAAGTAAAGTGA
- a CDS encoding DMT family transporter, which produces MNWLLLVVSGCIELVFTFCLSKVSKTAGFEKGLWCIGTVSAIALSLYIVTKVLKTLPIGTAYAVWTGIGAVGTVLIGILFFKEPVSFGRLFFIFTLIVSIIGLKVVSS; this is translated from the coding sequence ATGAATTGGTTGCTTTTAGTGGTATCCGGGTGCATCGAGCTCGTTTTTACCTTCTGCTTGAGCAAAGTGAGCAAGACTGCAGGATTTGAAAAAGGTTTGTGGTGCATAGGCACGGTAAGTGCCATTGCGCTTAGTTTGTACATCGTGACTAAAGTTTTGAAAACTTTGCCTATCGGCACAGCTTATGCCGTCTGGACGGGAATCGGTGCCGTCGGCACGGTTCTGATTGGCATTCTCTTTTTTAAGGAGCCGGTAAGTTTCGGAAGGCTTTTCTTTATCTTTACGCTGATAGTTTCCATTATAGGCTTAAAGGTCGTATCTTCCTGA
- a CDS encoding TlpA disulfide reductase family protein: MRSNVLMFCLISFYIVTGCSSRTSCYRFTLRGELDGMKYGKMFLYKQGDSRHPLDSAEVSGGKFVLKTAVPEPGKFTIQVNRKSLICYLDGEEMFLKGNYDSFSKSKLEGSPANDLDKKYQNLLDKYVRSECDSLLREYRKAFGANDVELGDRLMTRILQLENEVQFQLTEELVRENPNSIFSAHISTLVLGGSYEKGKKLYDLLGSKARASSWGVALKQRVEELERTAIGKNCPDFEMTGVNGEKFMMSSLLGSSFKNSLVIIDFWASWCGPCRQEMKSLMERYKEFNGRGVQFLSISIDDSEKKWKEAYKEEGFPWLSVWDEKGWNNSKIREIFGITQIPFIILLDKDGKIAAKNIRRNTLREKIVELLNQ, translated from the coding sequence ATGAGAAGCAATGTTTTAATGTTTTGTCTAATTTCATTCTATATCGTAACAGGATGTTCTTCAAGAACATCTTGTTACCGATTTACGTTGAGAGGTGAGTTGGACGGGATGAAATATGGAAAAATGTTTTTGTACAAACAGGGGGATAGCAGGCATCCATTGGATTCTGCAGAAGTGAGTGGTGGTAAATTTGTATTAAAAACAGCAGTGCCGGAACCAGGAAAGTTTACGATTCAAGTAAATAGAAAAAGCTTGATTTGTTATTTGGATGGAGAAGAGATGTTCTTAAAAGGAAATTATGATTCTTTTTCTAAAAGTAAATTGGAGGGCTCTCCTGCTAATGATTTGGATAAAAAATATCAGAATTTGTTGGATAAATATGTTCGTTCGGAATGTGATTCTTTGTTACGAGAATATAGGAAAGCATTTGGGGCGAATGATGTGGAGTTGGGAGATCGGCTAATGACTCGTATTTTGCAATTGGAGAATGAAGTGCAATTTCAATTGACAGAAGAACTTGTACGAGAGAATCCGAACAGTATATTTTCTGCTCATATTTCGACTCTTGTTCTTGGAGGAAGTTATGAGAAAGGGAAAAAGCTATATGATCTATTAGGAAGTAAAGCTCGTGCTTCATCGTGGGGTGTGGCATTGAAACAAAGAGTTGAAGAGTTAGAAAGAACTGCTATCGGAAAGAACTGTCCGGATTTTGAAATGACGGGGGTTAATGGAGAGAAATTTATGATGAGCTCTTTATTGGGATCTTCTTTCAAAAATTCTCTGGTTATCATTGATTTCTGGGCATCTTGGTGTGGGCCGTGTCGACAGGAGATGAAAAGTTTGATGGAACGGTACAAGGAATTTAACGGGCGAGGAGTACAATTTTTAAGTATATCTATAGATGACTCCGAGAAAAAATGGAAAGAGGCTTATAAAGAAGAGGGATTCCCGTGGTTAAGTGTGTGGGATGAAAAGGGGTGGAATAATTCAAAAATTCGAGAGATATTTGGAATAACTCAGATCCCTTTTATCATATTACTTGATAAGGATGGAAAAATTGCCGCCAAGAATATACGCCGAAATACATTGCGAGAGAAAATTGTTGAATTGTTGAATCAATAG